The following coding sequences are from one Triticum aestivum cultivar Chinese Spring chromosome 5A, IWGSC CS RefSeq v2.1, whole genome shotgun sequence window:
- the LOC123106735 gene encoding heat shock protein 81-3-like, translating to MSGAVVCCKLAMGAARWCVAVCVAIYGALEIPIGLPRLGLGSAVGLYEALELRDGGSDYLGKGVSKALDKISTVPMEALVAGADVSMIGQFGVGFYSAYLVAERVIVTMKHNNDGQYVWESQAGSSFTVTRDTFGEQLGRGTKMVLYLKDD from the exons ATGTCGGGtgcggtggtgtgctgcaaacttgcGATGGGGGCGGCCAGGTGGTGCGTGGCCGTGTGTGTGGCGATATATGGAGCTCTGGAGATTCCTATTGGATTGCCGAGACTTGGTCTTGGTTCTGCCGTTG GTCTTTATGAAGCTTTGGAACTGAGGGACGGTGGATCTGACTACTTGGGAAAGGGTGTTTCCAAG GCCTTGGACAAGATCAGTACGGTGCCGATGGaggccctcgtcgccggcgccgatgtGTCCATGATTGGGCAGTTTGGTGTTGGCTTCTACTCCGCCTACCTTGTTGCCGAGAGGGTCATCGTCACCATGAAGCACAACAACGACGGGCAGTACGTGTGGGAGTCCCAGGCCGGTAGCTCCTTCACCGTCACTCGTGATACGTTTGGGGAGCAGCTCGGTAGGGGTACCAAGATGGTCCTCTACCTCAAGGACGACTAG